One segment of Dolichospermum sp. DET69 DNA contains the following:
- a CDS encoding putative 2-dehydropantoate 2-reductase, translating into MNKRTYAILGTGALGGFYGAKLQKSGLEVHYLLKSDYQQVSEQGLIIESKDGDFTLPQVNAYNDVNKMPQCDVVIVSLKTTQNQLLSNLLPPIVKDDGVVLVLQNGLGIEAEIAEIVSNVHVIGGLCFLCSNKVAPGHIHHLDYGQITLGEYTSNYQSTGITKKMQEVTADFENAGISIELLEDLLLGRWKKLVWNIPYNGLSVILDARTDELMTDMHTGELVESLMWEVVAGAKSTGRIIPESFIQTMLDYTVKMKPYRTSMKIDFDEKRPLELEAIFGNPLRKAELAGVNLPQICCLYQQLKFLDLRNRS; encoded by the coding sequence ATGAATAAACGCACTTATGCAATATTGGGAACCGGCGCATTAGGCGGATTTTATGGTGCAAAACTCCAAAAATCTGGTTTAGAAGTTCACTATTTACTTAAAAGTGATTATCAACAGGTAAGCGAACAGGGTTTAATTATTGAGTCTAAAGATGGTGACTTTACCCTCCCTCAAGTTAATGCCTATAACGATGTAAACAAGATGCCACAGTGTGATGTGGTTATAGTATCACTAAAAACTACCCAAAATCAACTTTTATCCAATTTATTACCACCAATAGTTAAAGATGACGGGGTGGTATTAGTATTACAAAATGGTTTGGGTATCGAAGCAGAAATCGCGGAAATTGTGAGTAATGTCCACGTTATTGGGGGTTTATGTTTTCTCTGTTCTAATAAAGTTGCACCAGGACATATTCATCATTTAGATTATGGACAAATTACTTTAGGTGAATATACATCTAATTATCAATCAACTGGCATTACTAAAAAAATGCAGGAAGTTACCGCAGATTTTGAAAATGCGGGTATATCAATAGAACTATTAGAAGATTTACTATTAGGACGTTGGAAAAAACTAGTTTGGAATATTCCCTATAATGGCTTATCTGTGATTCTTGATGCGAGAACTGATGAATTAATGACGGATATGCACACTGGTGAATTAGTAGAAAGTTTGATGTGGGAAGTAGTTGCAGGGGCAAAAAGTACAGGCAGAATTATTCCTGAAAGTTTCATTCAAACCATGTTAGATTACACCGTGAAAATGAAACCTTACCGCACCAGCATGAAAATTGATTTTGATGAAAAACGTCCTTTAGAATTAGAAGCAATTTTTGGTAATCCATTAAGAAAAGCAGAATTAGCAGGTGTGAATTTGCCACAAATTTGTTGTTTATATCAACAATTGAAGTTTTTGGATCTGAGAAATAGAAGTTAA
- a CDS encoding fasciclin domain-containing protein, producing the protein MPDIVDIAVSNDAFKTLVAAVSAAGLVETLKSPGPFTVFAPTDDAFAKLPPGTITTLLQNIPQLARILTYHVVPGKLTKADLAKLGTVTSVEGSPVKINCDDGFEVKNATVLAADIDADNGVIHVIDTVILMG; encoded by the coding sequence ATGCCTGATATTGTTGATATTGCAGTTAGTAATGATGCGTTTAAAACTTTAGTGGCCGCTGTGTCCGCTGCTGGGTTGGTGGAAACGTTAAAAAGTCCCGGCCCATTTACTGTATTTGCGCCAACTGACGACGCTTTTGCCAAGTTACCCCCTGGTACAATTACTACTTTATTACAAAATATTCCCCAGTTAGCACGGATATTAACCTATCACGTTGTACCTGGCAAGTTAACAAAGGCTGATTTGGCAAAACTTGGTACAGTAACTTCTGTGGAAGGTTCTCCTGTTAAAATTAATTGTGATGATGGGTTTGAAGTGAAAAATGCTACAGTTTTAGCAGCGGATATTGATGCTGATAATGGCGTGATTCACGTTATTGATACGGTAATTTTAATGGGTTAA
- a CDS encoding CBS domain-containing protein, producing the protein MMKAEDIMTTEVITIRGSATVAEAVDLMKYKGLRSLIVEPRTENDPYGMVSETDIVYKVAAYGKDSKQVRVYEIMTKPCIVVNPELGVEYVARLFANTGIRRAPVIKGKLLGIISITDILRKSDLFENPKRIFIEDEIEVAREEARTICATKGDSSRECAAAWDIMEELLAVASDQRLVKENVVK; encoded by the coding sequence ATGATGAAAGCTGAAGACATAATGACCACAGAAGTGATTACAATTCGTGGTTCAGCAACCGTAGCCGAAGCTGTGGATTTGATGAAATATAAAGGTTTGCGTTCTTTAATTGTGGAACCTCGGACAGAAAATGACCCCTATGGCATGGTCAGTGAAACTGATATTGTCTATAAAGTTGCTGCTTATGGTAAAGACTCCAAACAAGTGCGAGTTTATGAAATTATGACTAAGCCTTGTATTGTCGTCAATCCTGAGCTTGGTGTGGAGTATGTAGCTCGCTTGTTTGCCAATACAGGCATCCGTCGCGCCCCTGTAATTAAAGGTAAGCTGTTAGGAATCATCTCAATTACCGATATCCTCAGAAAAAGTGATTTGTTTGAAAATCCAAAACGCATCTTTATTGAAGACGAAATAGAAGTTGCACGGGAAGAAGCGAGAACAATTTGTGCAACTAAGGGCGATTCTTCTCGTGAATGTGCAGCAGCTTGGGATATTATGGAAGAACTTCTGGCAGTAGCATCTGACCAAAGATTAGTGAAGGAGAATGTTGTCAAATAA
- a CDS encoding IS1634 family transposase produces MLNIKDLELKKIDHLGIVAGIVDSIGIVEIINNLLGSEPEEKVSAGQVVKAMILNGLSMMSQPLYMFPKFFELIACEHLIGAGAKPEYFNDDKLGRVLDKLFIKGLDTTFLAVSLNAVKIYQISLSSSHLDSTSFHVDGEYENSLPSVIFKNQKESGSLEKENEESQSPQAIKLTYGYSRDHRPDLKQFITQLVCSGDGDIPIYIKAVSGNEVDSKKFGEIAVEYQKRIQVDSLIVADSALYTESNIKLMSSLKWLTRVPLTIKSAKNLVMSLAESEFVKSEKVGYSYAEKKITYGDIEQRWLVVQSQDRKKSDLKKLSKKIEKALTNTQTKLKNLLQEKFACAADARKELIKISKEFKYHQVENIEVIEKSPNIKEENQSKCYQILATVAENKDAIDQEVLSAGRFIIATNVLSEKELSKEKMLSEYKAQQSCERGFSFLKNPLFLADSIFLKSPERIEALAMIMGLCLLVYTLAQREIRAALKSLNYTVKNQLGKAINNPTMRWIFQCFQSVHLVTFQQKTDFYNLTSEMKYILLFLPEACRNYYRYIS; encoded by the coding sequence ATGTTGAATATAAAAGACCTTGAATTGAAGAAGATTGACCATTTAGGAATAGTAGCAGGAATAGTAGATTCAATTGGGATAGTAGAAATAATTAATAATTTACTAGGGTCAGAACCAGAAGAAAAAGTCAGTGCGGGTCAGGTAGTAAAGGCGATGATTTTAAATGGATTAAGCATGATGTCACAGCCTTTATATATGTTCCCAAAATTCTTTGAATTAATCGCTTGTGAACACTTAATTGGTGCAGGAGCAAAACCAGAATATTTCAACGATGATAAGCTGGGAAGAGTATTAGATAAATTATTTATAAAAGGACTAGATACAACATTTTTAGCAGTCAGTTTAAATGCGGTAAAAATATATCAGATATCACTTTCATCATCACACTTGGATTCGACATCATTTCATGTAGATGGAGAATATGAAAATAGTTTACCATCAGTAATATTTAAAAATCAAAAAGAATCAGGTTCATTGGAAAAAGAAAATGAAGAGAGTCAATCACCTCAAGCGATAAAGCTGACCTATGGTTATTCAAGAGATCATCGTCCAGATTTAAAACAATTTATTACACAATTAGTATGTTCAGGAGATGGAGATATACCAATATATATAAAAGCAGTATCAGGGAATGAAGTTGATTCTAAAAAATTTGGAGAAATCGCAGTTGAATATCAGAAAAGAATACAAGTTGATAGTTTGATAGTAGCAGATAGCGCATTATATACAGAATCAAATATCAAGTTAATGTCGAGTCTCAAATGGTTAACCAGAGTACCCTTAACGATAAAATCAGCAAAAAACTTAGTGATGAGTTTAGCAGAATCGGAATTTGTTAAAAGTGAAAAAGTAGGATATTCTTATGCCGAAAAGAAAATAACTTATGGAGATATAGAACAAAGATGGTTAGTTGTGCAAAGTCAAGATAGAAAAAAATCTGACTTAAAGAAATTATCAAAGAAAATAGAAAAAGCTTTGACTAATACTCAAACTAAGTTAAAAAACCTATTGCAAGAAAAATTTGCTTGTGCTGCTGATGCTAGAAAAGAATTAATCAAAATAAGTAAAGAATTTAAATATCATCAAGTAGAAAATATCGAAGTTATCGAAAAAAGTCCTAACATCAAAGAAGAAAATCAATCAAAATGCTATCAAATCTTAGCAACAGTTGCTGAAAATAAAGATGCTATTGACCAAGAAGTATTAAGTGCAGGAAGGTTTATAATTGCCACAAATGTTTTATCAGAAAAAGAACTGAGTAAAGAGAAAATGCTGTCTGAATATAAAGCACAGCAATCCTGTGAACGAGGATTTAGTTTTCTCAAAAATCCTTTATTTTTAGCAGATAGTATTTTCCTGAAAAGCCCAGAAAGAATAGAGGCATTAGCAATGATAATGGGGTTATGTCTGCTAGTTTATACTCTAGCACAAAGAGAAATTAGGGCTGCTTTAAAATCCTTAAACTATACTGTAAAAAATCAATTGGGCAAAGCCATCAACAATCCAACAATGCGGTGGATATTTCAATGTTTTCAATCAGTTCATCTTGTTACTTTTCAACAAAAAACAGACTTTTATAACTTAACATCTGAAATGAAGTACATTCTTCTATTTCTCCCAGAAGCTTGCCGTAATTACTACAGATATATAAGTTGA